One Nocardia iowensis DNA window includes the following coding sequences:
- a CDS encoding UTP--glucose-1-phosphate uridylyltransferase has protein sequence MTAKAGQPGDATLVSCFRTAVVPAAGLGTRFLPATKTVPKELLPVVDTPGIELVATEAADSGAERLVIVTSPGKDGVVAHFIEDLVLESTLAERGKFKLLEKVRKAPGLLDVTSVVQDEPLGLGHAVAQAEAALDDDEDAIAVLLPDDLVLPSGVLDVMSRVRRKRGGTVLCAIDVPKDEVSAYGVFDVAPVPDAVNPNVLRVKGMVEKPALADAPSTFAAAGRYLLDRAIFDALRRIEPGAGGELQLTDAIALLIAEGHPVHVVVHRGSRHDLGNPGGYLRAAVDFALERDEYGPALREWLQHRLGPDWDPQLTAYD, from the coding sequence ATGACAGCAAAGGCCGGACAACCCGGCGACGCCACGCTGGTCTCGTGCTTCCGCACGGCCGTGGTGCCCGCAGCCGGGCTCGGAACGCGATTCCTGCCCGCGACCAAGACGGTGCCCAAGGAACTCCTCCCGGTGGTGGACACCCCCGGCATCGAACTGGTCGCCACCGAGGCCGCCGACTCGGGCGCCGAGCGGTTGGTCATTGTCACCTCGCCGGGCAAGGACGGTGTGGTCGCGCACTTCATCGAGGACCTCGTGCTGGAGAGCACCCTCGCCGAGCGCGGCAAATTCAAACTGCTGGAGAAGGTGCGCAAGGCGCCCGGCCTGCTCGATGTCACCTCGGTGGTGCAGGACGAACCGCTCGGCCTCGGCCACGCGGTCGCCCAGGCCGAAGCCGCCCTCGACGACGACGAAGACGCCATCGCCGTACTGCTGCCGGACGATCTGGTGCTGCCTTCGGGCGTGCTCGACGTGATGAGCCGGGTCCGGCGCAAGCGCGGCGGCACCGTGCTGTGCGCCATCGATGTCCCCAAGGACGAGGTCAGCGCCTACGGCGTGTTCGACGTGGCGCCGGTGCCGGACGCGGTGAATCCGAATGTGCTGCGGGTCAAGGGCATGGTGGAGAAGCCCGCGCTCGCCGATGCGCCGTCCACCTTCGCCGCCGCCGGTCGATATCTGTTGGACCGCGCCATTTTCGACGCGCTGCGCCGAATCGAGCCCGGCGCGGGCGGCGAATTGCAACTCACCGACGCCATCGCGTTGCTCATCGCCGAGGGTCATCCGGTTCATGTGGTGGTGCACCGTGGGTCGCGCCACGATTTGGGCAACCCGGGCGGCTATCTTCGTGCTGCGGTCGATTTCGCTTTGGAACGCGACGAATACGGCCCTGCCCTGCGGGAGTGGCTGCAGCATCGGCTCGGTCCCGACTGGGATCCGCAGTTGACTGCCTACGACTGA
- a CDS encoding tyrosine-type recombinase/integrase: MLDLVFLSTVWTLRDPQNVGHEWQRVRDALGIPDDVTAHSFRGAVATILDDAGSSARVTADVLMHVDPAMTQRHYMAHGRVHRAAAAALDKAVGGQR, from the coding sequence GTGCTCGATCTGGTGTTTCTTTCGACCGTGTGGACGCTGCGTGATCCTCAGAACGTCGGGCATGAATGGCAGCGGGTTCGCGACGCGTTGGGCATTCCGGACGATGTGACGGCGCACAGTTTCCGAGGCGCGGTGGCGACGATTCTCGATGACGCTGGCTCGTCGGCACGCGTGACGGCGGATGTCCTGATGCACGTCGACCCCGCGATGACCCAGCGCCACTACATGGCACATGGTCGGGTTCACCGGGCAGCTGCTGCAGCCCTCGACAAGGCAGTGGGCGGTCAGAGGTGA
- a CDS encoding SAF domain-containing protein, giving the protein MTRSFADLGRGGGFHFGTWQRPPWADTVLARRLLAAGLVALAAILFLRGDPGAQRSTVVIAGRDLAPGHVLDAGDLRSAPHESATLPDGVVRDPSDVIGATLTGAMRGGEVFTDIRVVGPRLAAVATGARDARIVPIRLADTAVAEILRAGDRVDVIGGEEQGSRPARTLATDAAVVLVSSPGDGRGTKERVVLVAMDAEHAAVVAAASLHTALTVVFH; this is encoded by the coding sequence ATGACTCGATCATTCGCCGATCTCGGCCGCGGCGGCGGCTTCCACTTCGGGACGTGGCAGCGACCGCCATGGGCAGATACCGTGCTGGCGCGGCGGCTGCTCGCCGCGGGCCTGGTAGCGCTGGCGGCGATCCTGTTCCTGCGTGGTGATCCCGGCGCGCAACGATCCACGGTGGTCATCGCCGGACGTGATCTGGCGCCGGGCCACGTCCTCGACGCGGGCGATCTACGCTCGGCTCCCCACGAATCCGCCACACTGCCCGATGGCGTCGTGCGTGATCCGTCGGACGTGATCGGTGCGACGTTGACCGGGGCGATGCGCGGCGGCGAGGTATTCACCGACATCCGCGTCGTCGGACCCCGGCTGGCCGCGGTCGCGACCGGCGCGCGCGATGCGCGAATCGTGCCGATCCGGCTCGCCGACACCGCCGTCGCCGAAATCCTGCGCGCGGGTGACCGCGTCGACGTGATCGGCGGGGAGGAGCAAGGCTCACGGCCCGCCCGGACGCTGGCGACCGACGCCGCGGTGGTGCTGGTGTCCAGCCCCGGCGACGGACGCGGCACCAAGGAACGGGTGGTGCTGGTGGCGATGGACGCCGAACACGCGGCAGTGGTCGCGGCCGCGTCACTGCACACCGCGCTCACCGTTGTCTTCCATTGA
- the glp gene encoding molybdotransferase-like divisome protein Glp, with protein sequence MRSVEDQQIKVTAAAVAPRPVRVAISEAQGLLCAEDVVTERPLPGFDQAAIDGYAVRSVDVAAAGTDIRNENDELVDLTLPVVGEVIAGSRQPIRLQPRQTVRVDTGAPLPTLADAVLPLDFTDGGRAKIKIYEPVRSGDYVRRIGDDVQPGDVAVRAGTIIGAAQVGLLAAVGQDKVLVHPRPRLSVISVGGELIDIDRTPGPGQVYDVNSYALAAAARDAGADVNRVGIVSADPRRLRDVVEGQLVRSEVVVIAGAVGGWASDQVREALEGLGELEIARVAMHPGSVQGFGRLGRDEVPTFLLPSNPVGALVVFEVMVRPLIRIALGRRHPMRRIIMARTITPISSMAGRKGYLRAQLMRDEATGDYLVQPLGGGAGASSHLLATLAEANSLIVIDPDDTEIRTGDEVRVAFLAQRG encoded by the coding sequence ATGCGCTCGGTTGAGGATCAGCAGATCAAGGTGACCGCCGCGGCGGTCGCGCCTCGGCCGGTCCGGGTCGCGATATCCGAGGCCCAGGGCCTGCTGTGTGCCGAGGACGTCGTCACCGAACGACCGTTGCCCGGATTCGACCAGGCGGCGATCGACGGCTACGCGGTGCGCAGCGTCGATGTGGCCGCCGCGGGCACCGACATTCGCAACGAGAACGACGAACTGGTCGATCTGACACTGCCGGTGGTCGGCGAGGTGATCGCCGGTTCGCGCCAGCCGATCCGGCTGCAACCGCGCCAGACCGTCCGGGTCGACACCGGCGCTCCGCTGCCGACACTCGCCGATGCCGTGCTGCCCCTGGACTTCACCGACGGCGGCCGCGCGAAGATCAAGATCTACGAACCGGTCCGCTCCGGCGACTACGTGCGGCGCATCGGCGACGACGTACAGCCAGGTGATGTCGCGGTGCGCGCGGGCACCATCATCGGCGCGGCCCAGGTGGGACTACTAGCCGCGGTCGGTCAAGACAAAGTGCTCGTGCATCCGCGGCCGCGGTTGTCGGTGATCTCGGTCGGCGGCGAACTCATCGACATCGATCGCACCCCCGGGCCCGGCCAGGTCTATGACGTGAACTCCTACGCCCTCGCCGCGGCCGCCAGGGACGCGGGCGCGGACGTGAACCGGGTCGGCATCGTGAGCGCGGATCCGCGCAGGCTGCGCGACGTGGTCGAGGGACAGCTGGTGCGCTCCGAGGTCGTCGTCATCGCCGGCGCGGTGGGCGGCTGGGCCTCCGATCAGGTCAGGGAGGCACTGGAGGGGCTCGGCGAGCTCGAAATCGCCCGGGTAGCCATGCATCCCGGGTCGGTCCAGGGCTTCGGTCGGCTCGGCCGCGACGAAGTGCCCACCTTCCTGCTGCCGTCCAACCCGGTCGGCGCGCTGGTGGTGTTCGAGGTGATGGTGCGCCCGCTCATCCGAATCGCCTTGGGGCGCAGACATCCCATGCGACGGATCATCATGGCGCGGACCATCACCCCGATCAGTTCGATGGCCGGTCGCAAGGGCTACCTGCGCGCGCAACTCATGCGTGACGAGGCCACCGGCGACTACCTGGTGCAACCACTCGGCGGTGGCGCGGGCGCGTCGTCGCACCTGCTCGCCACCTTGGCCGAGGCCAACAGCCTGATCGTGATAGACCCCGACGACACCGAGATCCGCACCGGTGACGAGGTCCGGGTTGCCTTCCTCGCCCAGCGCGGCTGA
- a CDS encoding DNA alkylation repair protein, translating to MADFKEELSPELIARLARELAGASASFDRTAFEQLAGTGIGELELKARMDRIAGALSATMPASREEADQLIRAALDNGGLEGWASMPVNAYVASAMLDRPDIALPLLAALTPRYTAEFAIRPFLDAHYHLTMDYLRSWTTDPDEHVRRLVSEGTRPRLPWAPRLSRFVADPTPVLGLLEALVNDDSSYVRRSVANHLNDISKDHPDLALDTATRWSLSTTQGDFVVRHGLRTLVKRGHPAALAVLGFDHSAPIEIANLACSPSTISIGDTTTLTFTLRAANSTKAAIDYLVHYQGFRGPKAGKVFKLTVRDLPAGQAVPFSRQHRFGHLAIRTIHPGPHRIEVQANGRILGATEVEITADQPPEASARVV from the coding sequence ATGGCCGACTTCAAAGAAGAACTGTCACCGGAGCTCATCGCGCGCCTCGCACGCGAACTCGCCGGCGCCTCGGCCTCGTTCGACCGGACCGCGTTCGAGCAGCTCGCAGGCACCGGCATCGGTGAACTCGAGCTGAAAGCTCGTATGGACAGGATCGCCGGTGCCCTCTCCGCGACGATGCCGGCGTCCCGGGAAGAAGCCGATCAGCTGATCCGCGCTGCCCTCGACAACGGGGGCCTCGAGGGGTGGGCTTCCATGCCCGTCAACGCCTACGTTGCCTCAGCGATGCTGGATCGGCCAGACATCGCGCTCCCGCTACTTGCCGCACTCACTCCCCGCTACACCGCCGAGTTCGCCATCCGCCCATTCCTCGACGCCCACTATCACCTCACGATGGACTACCTCAGGTCGTGGACCACTGACCCGGACGAACATGTGCGGCGGCTCGTCTCGGAGGGCACGCGGCCGCGGCTGCCCTGGGCGCCACGACTGTCCCGATTCGTCGCCGATCCCACTCCCGTGCTGGGGCTGCTGGAGGCTCTGGTCAACGACGACTCCTCCTACGTACGCCGTTCAGTGGCGAACCATCTCAACGATATCAGCAAAGACCACCCCGACCTCGCCCTCGACACCGCCACGCGATGGTCCCTCAGCACCACACAGGGCGATTTCGTCGTGCGCCACGGCCTGCGAACCCTCGTCAAGCGAGGGCACCCGGCCGCTCTTGCAGTTCTCGGGTTCGATCACAGCGCCCCGATCGAAATCGCGAACCTCGCCTGCTCACCTTCCACCATCTCCATCGGAGACACGACAACGCTCACGTTCACACTGCGCGCCGCCAACTCAACCAAAGCGGCGATCGATTACCTGGTCCACTACCAAGGATTCCGCGGTCCCAAAGCGGGCAAAGTGTTCAAGCTGACCGTCCGGGACCTCCCCGCAGGCCAAGCGGTCCCCTTCTCACGCCAACACCGATTCGGGCACCTCGCGATCCGCACGATCCATCCCGGCCCACACCGCATCGAGGTCCAAGCCAACGGACGCATCCTCGGTGCCACCGAGGTCGAGATAACCGCTGATCAGCCACCAGAAGCCTCAGCCCGAGTCGTCTGA
- a CDS encoding MspA family porin — MINRKNVARAAGVCAAATVALGLFSTGAANADTFVPLPGGEITKTLSDGTVVTVRLVNESANINPSMGSTPVHRNAWVSGSARVEVSGSGATGGKIRPGYVVGCQVNIEGGGATAGVEGSGNWDGKSGSVGVEGGGSLSLGPGQAKAFYLLDRELADDYGNEDHSTQITFKGTNGSVTWADSTIGLAGCGGYAQARSFVKVKVETDNVMSHVTLWGQPFSLG; from the coding sequence ATGATCAACCGTAAGAATGTGGCGCGGGCAGCCGGTGTCTGTGCCGCCGCGACCGTCGCTTTGGGCCTGTTCTCCACCGGTGCCGCGAACGCGGACACCTTCGTGCCGCTGCCCGGTGGCGAGATCACCAAGACGTTGTCCGACGGCACCGTGGTGACCGTTCGCCTGGTCAACGAGTCGGCCAACATCAACCCGTCCATGGGCTCGACTCCGGTGCACCGCAACGCGTGGGTGTCCGGTTCGGCGCGGGTCGAGGTGTCCGGTTCGGGTGCCACGGGCGGCAAGATCCGTCCGGGCTATGTGGTCGGCTGCCAGGTCAACATCGAAGGCGGCGGCGCTACGGCCGGCGTCGAAGGTAGCGGCAACTGGGACGGCAAGAGCGGCAGTGTCGGCGTGGAGGGCGGCGGCAGTCTGAGCCTCGGCCCCGGCCAGGCGAAGGCGTTCTACCTGCTCGATCGCGAGCTGGCCGATGACTACGGGAACGAAGATCACTCCACCCAGATCACGTTCAAGGGCACCAACGGCTCGGTGACCTGGGCCGATTCCACCATCGGCCTGGCAGGCTGCGGCGGTTACGCGCAGGCGCGCTCGTTCGTCAAGGTCAAGGTCGAGACCGACAACGTCATGTCCCACGTGACGCTGTGGGGCCAGCCCTTCAGCCTCGGCTGA
- a CDS encoding M24 family metallopeptidase, translated as MAFCSRTEGRAQQWMAGYLRDHGVKTWLHKPIAAFAERTLAPDAEWGPARGDGLTLRAGDVAILDCSPIVDGYTGDVAYTVSVGANAELSKAQTFLSELRDLLPEQLPIQQRLDDLSQRRIIIAP; from the coding sequence ATGGCTTTCTGCAGCAGGACCGAAGGCCGGGCCCAACAATGGATGGCCGGATACTTGCGCGATCACGGCGTGAAAACATGGCTGCACAAACCGATCGCCGCCTTCGCCGAACGCACGCTGGCGCCCGATGCCGAATGGGGCCCAGCCAGAGGAGACGGCTTGACCCTACGGGCGGGCGATGTGGCCATTCTGGACTGCTCGCCGATCGTCGACGGCTACACCGGCGATGTCGCCTACACCGTCAGCGTCGGTGCGAACGCCGAACTCAGCAAGGCTCAGACGTTCCTCAGTGAACTGCGGGACCTGCTGCCGGAGCAGTTGCCGATCCAGCAACGGCTCGACGATCTGTCTCAGCGGCGGATCATCATTGCGCCATAA
- the mscL gene encoding large conductance mechanosensitive channel protein MscL, whose translation MLKGFKDFLFRGNVVDLAVAVVIGTAFVAIVTAFTNGIVNPILAVFGGSDELGLGFRLVADKAATFVQVGPIITAAINFVIVAAVLYFVLVLPAMHVKKRFSPEAAELSDAEVLIQIRDLLAEGQRSAGGKHES comes from the coding sequence ATGCTCAAGGGTTTCAAGGATTTTCTATTCCGCGGAAACGTTGTCGACCTGGCGGTGGCGGTGGTCATCGGTACCGCGTTCGTCGCGATCGTCACCGCGTTCACCAATGGCATCGTCAACCCGATCCTGGCCGTCTTCGGCGGCAGCGATGAGCTGGGTCTCGGTTTTCGGCTCGTAGCCGACAAAGCGGCGACCTTCGTCCAGGTCGGTCCGATCATCACCGCCGCGATCAACTTCGTGATCGTCGCCGCGGTGTTGTACTTCGTGCTCGTGCTGCCCGCCATGCACGTGAAGAAGCGGTTCAGTCCGGAAGCTGCCGAGCTCAGCGATGCGGAGGTGCTGATCCAGATCCGCGACCTGCTGGCCGAGGGCCAGCGCAGCGCGGGCGGTAAGCACGAGTCCTGA
- a CDS encoding FmdB family zinc ribbon protein — translation MPTYSYACTQCDNRFDIVQSFSDDALSVCPECSGKLRKLFNSVGIVFKGSGFYRTDSRGGSSTASEPAKSDGGAKESSSSSSDSSSSNGSSAAASTAVAS, via the coding sequence GTGCCAACTTACTCGTATGCGTGCACCCAGTGTGACAACCGCTTCGACATCGTTCAGTCCTTCTCCGACGATGCGCTGAGCGTCTGCCCGGAATGCTCCGGAAAGCTGCGCAAGCTGTTCAACTCGGTCGGCATCGTGTTCAAGGGCAGCGGCTTCTACCGCACCGATAGCCGCGGCGGCTCGTCCACCGCGAGCGAGCCCGCGAAGTCCGACGGCGGCGCGAAGGAATCGAGTTCGTCGAGCTCGGATTCCAGCTCGTCCAACGGCAGCAGCGCGGCCGCCAGCACCGCTGTGGCCAGCTGA
- the sepX gene encoding divisome protein SepX/GlpR, with product MPNSILWIGLVVLWVFVLFPILADRHPRIRRTTDAALATRVLHRGDSKRRTRSGPAAGHETDPNWRPRRAQRKYSHSDDAEDRMTTPADDPVTEGDMTAIAESAASHPDPDIADAELADAELADAELADAELADAEFDDAGPDGAELDDAVEASDNESVSAGAEDIDSDNADNEVAARNDDAVDDDEVGEERTEPAAARIPPARSTAPARVADDDYDDEPAAHRDCDDYESDSDDLDYVPTRRGRGGYDPEADAIARAARYTFRQRAVLGLVLAALLCGGLAVAMTPQFWWGCGLACVVLVGYLTYLRRQVRIEEDIRRRRAARLSRADQLGEHHHGPRPSQATRASMDRDTARALRRRSALLEVDDEDPMFDHLDPFDPATARALRDRTGGGDMRRAAGE from the coding sequence ATGCCGAATTCGATCCTGTGGATCGGACTGGTCGTGCTCTGGGTCTTCGTCCTGTTCCCGATCCTCGCCGACCGGCACCCGAGGATCCGGCGGACCACCGACGCCGCCCTCGCGACGCGCGTGCTGCACCGTGGAGATTCCAAGCGGCGCACCAGGAGTGGACCGGCCGCAGGCCACGAAACCGACCCCAACTGGCGGCCACGCCGCGCACAGAGAAAGTATTCCCACAGCGATGATGCGGAGGACCGGATGACAACACCGGCCGACGACCCCGTTACCGAAGGTGACATGACCGCGATCGCCGAATCCGCGGCATCCCACCCCGATCCCGACATCGCTGACGCCGAACTCGCCGACGCCGAACTCGCTGACGCCGAACTCGCTGATGCTGAACTCGCTGACGCTGAATTCGACGACGCCGGACCAGATGGTGCCGAACTCGATGACGCGGTAGAAGCGTCCGATAACGAATCGGTAAGTGCGGGAGCGGAAGACATCGATTCCGACAACGCGGACAACGAAGTCGCTGCGCGAAACGACGACGCGGTCGATGATGACGAGGTGGGCGAAGAGCGCACCGAACCGGCAGCAGCCCGGATACCCCCCGCGCGCTCCACCGCGCCCGCGCGCGTCGCCGACGACGACTACGACGACGAGCCCGCCGCGCATCGTGACTGCGACGACTACGAATCCGATTCCGACGACCTCGATTACGTTCCGACCCGGCGCGGCCGCGGCGGCTATGACCCCGAGGCCGACGCCATCGCCCGCGCCGCCCGCTACACCTTCCGTCAGCGCGCCGTCCTCGGTCTCGTCCTCGCCGCCCTACTGTGCGGCGGCCTCGCCGTCGCCATGACACCCCAATTCTGGTGGGGCTGTGGTCTGGCCTGCGTCGTGCTCGTCGGCTACCTGACCTACCTGCGCCGGCAAGTACGCATCGAAGAAGACATCCGCCGCCGCCGCGCCGCCCGCCTCAGCCGCGCCGATCAACTCGGCGAACACCACCACGGCCCACGCCCCTCCCAGGCCACCCGCGCCAGCATGGACCGCGACACCGCCCGCGCCCTCCGCCGCCGCTCCGCCCTCCTCGAAGTCGACGACGAAGACCCCATGTTCGACCACCTCGACCCCTTCGACCCCGCCACCGCCCGCGCCCTGCGCGACCGCACCGGCGGCGGCGACATGCGCCGCGCGGCAGGCGAGTAG
- a CDS encoding 5-formyltetrahydrofolate cyclo-ligase: protein MEMPGERDKHAWRTEILARRAAMTPEEHAADAVALVAAARALEAGGWVCAYVPVRGEPGSTQVLDALRQAGARVLVPVTGPPGPLNWTEYTGRASLRRARFGLLEPTGEPLPTKAVGWAELILVPALAVDRRGVRLGRGAGYYDRTLAAARPDARLVAVVRDDELVDRLPEEPHDLRMGWALTPRGGLHRLVEDHVAE, encoded by the coding sequence ATGGAGATGCCCGGTGAGCGCGATAAACATGCATGGCGCACCGAAATTCTTGCTCGACGGGCAGCGATGACACCCGAGGAGCACGCGGCGGACGCCGTGGCCCTGGTCGCGGCCGCCCGTGCGCTGGAAGCCGGCGGGTGGGTCTGCGCGTACGTGCCGGTGCGCGGCGAACCGGGGTCGACGCAGGTGCTGGACGCGTTGCGGCAGGCGGGTGCCCGCGTGCTCGTTCCGGTCACCGGGCCGCCGGGGCCGCTGAACTGGACCGAATACACCGGCCGGGCAAGTCTGCGGCGAGCCAGGTTCGGCCTGCTAGAGCCCACCGGCGAGCCGCTGCCCACCAAGGCGGTCGGCTGGGCCGAGCTGATCCTGGTTCCTGCGCTCGCGGTGGACCGGCGCGGTGTCCGACTCGGGCGCGGCGCGGGATACTACGACCGGACGCTGGCCGCGGCCAGGCCGGACGCGCGGCTGGTCGCGGTGGTCCGGGACGATGAGCTGGTCGACCGCCTGCCCGAGGAACCGCACGACCTGCGAATGGGCTGGGCACTCACGCCACGCGGCGGGTTGCATCGGCTTGTCGAAGATCACGTCGCGGAATGA
- a CDS encoding MogA/MoaB family molybdenum cofactor biosynthesis protein, with the protein MEIDAPVAGRALVVVVDDRTAHGGVDSLGPLVTELLTEAGFLVDASVSVQADEVEIRNALNTAVIGGVDLVISVGGTGMSPRDVTPEATSQVLDRELPGISEALRSSGRVAGSLDAGLSRGVAGVSGSTLVVNLPGTRAAVRDGMATLGPLASKVIGELSGLVE; encoded by the coding sequence ATGGAAATCGATGCTCCGGTGGCGGGGCGTGCTCTGGTGGTGGTCGTCGATGATCGAACGGCGCATGGAGGTGTTGACTCGCTCGGCCCGCTGGTCACCGAGTTGCTCACCGAGGCAGGCTTCCTCGTGGACGCATCGGTGTCGGTACAGGCCGACGAGGTCGAGATCCGCAACGCGCTGAACACCGCGGTGATCGGCGGTGTCGATCTGGTCATCTCGGTCGGCGGCACCGGCATGTCCCCGCGTGACGTCACCCCCGAGGCCACCTCCCAGGTGCTCGACCGCGAGTTGCCCGGCATCAGCGAGGCCCTGCGCTCGTCCGGCCGGGTGGCCGGCTCGCTCGACGCCGGTCTGTCCCGCGGTGTCGCCGGTGTTTCCGGCAGCACGCTGGTGGTCAACCTGCCCGGCACCCGGGCCGCGGTACGCGATGGCATGGCGACCCTCGGTCCGTTGGCCAGCAAAGTGATCGGCGAACTCTCCGGATTGGTCGAATAA
- a CDS encoding GNAT family N-acetyltransferase yields the protein MSVFRVTQHPGWPARLGPVRVAAGQVTLRPVRLRDAAAWSRIRLRDREHLEPWEPTGRGAWEARNHASNWPSLWSSLKAEARRGAMIPLVIEVDGAFSGQLTVGNIVRGALRSGWIGYWVAKDLSGQGVATAALALGLDHCFGPVGLHRVEATVRPENLASQAVLRNVGFREEGMLRRYLDVDGAWRDHLLVGITVEELMGTVVDRLIREGRATPL from the coding sequence ATGAGCGTGTTCCGGGTGACCCAGCATCCGGGATGGCCCGCGCGGCTCGGTCCGGTCCGGGTCGCGGCCGGGCAGGTGACCCTGCGTCCGGTGCGCCTGCGCGACGCCGCCGCGTGGAGCCGAATCCGGCTGCGGGACAGGGAGCATCTGGAGCCGTGGGAGCCCACCGGCCGCGGCGCGTGGGAGGCGCGCAATCACGCGTCCAACTGGCCGTCGCTGTGGTCGAGTCTGAAGGCCGAAGCCCGGCGGGGCGCGATGATTCCGTTGGTGATCGAGGTGGACGGCGCGTTCAGCGGGCAGTTGACCGTCGGCAATATCGTGCGCGGTGCGTTGCGTTCGGGCTGGATCGGTTACTGGGTGGCCAAGGACCTCAGCGGCCAGGGTGTCGCGACCGCGGCGCTGGCGCTCGGTCTCGACCACTGCTTCGGGCCGGTCGGCCTGCACCGGGTCGAGGCGACGGTGCGGCCGGAAAACCTGGCGAGCCAAGCGGTGCTGCGCAATGTGGGCTTCCGGGAGGAAGGCATGCTGCGCCGCTACCTCGACGTGGACGGCGCATGGCGCGATCATCTGCTGGTCGGCATCACCGTCGAGGAGCTCATGGGCACGGTCGTCGACCGGCTGATTCGCGAGGGCCGGGCCACCCCGCTGTAG
- a CDS encoding MspA family porin, with protein sequence MSENRTNGLRRGARVAGVGAAAAVAMGLLSTGAANADVFVPLPDGQKVGPGVTITRTGEHALVSPSLAANGAGRVVWVSGNASADVTETPEGKVGPWNGATNNPGTNNSSTHGASQLNTGYIIGCQISIADDAIGLGLSASADLTKGGLGGKFGINLGPGDVKFVQVELKDITKPGTYSVEYQDFEMEIQGCAGYAQARSYTVVEIIGDNYSKTTLYGMPFSIG encoded by the coding sequence ATGAGCGAGAACCGCACCAACGGTCTGCGCCGCGGTGCCCGCGTCGCGGGCGTCGGCGCTGCCGCGGCCGTGGCCATGGGCCTGCTTTCGACCGGCGCTGCCAATGCTGACGTTTTTGTGCCGTTGCCGGACGGCCAGAAGGTCGGCCCGGGCGTGACCATTACCCGTACCGGGGAGCATGCCCTCGTGTCGCCGTCGCTCGCCGCCAACGGCGCGGGCCGCGTTGTCTGGGTTTCCGGCAACGCCTCGGCCGATGTCACCGAGACCCCGGAAGGCAAGGTCGGTCCCTGGAACGGCGCGACCAACAACCCCGGCACCAACAACTCCTCGACGCACGGTGCGTCCCAGCTCAACACGGGCTACATCATCGGCTGCCAGATCAGCATCGCCGATGACGCGATCGGTCTCGGTCTTTCCGCCAGCGCCGATCTCACCAAGGGCGGCCTCGGTGGCAAGTTCGGCATCAACCTGGGCCCGGGTGACGTGAAGTTCGTGCAGGTCGAACTGAAGGACATCACCAAGCCGGGTACCTACTCCGTGGAGTACCAGGATTTCGAGATGGAGATCCAGGGTTGCGCGGGCTACGCCCAGGCCCGCTCCTACACCGTGGTCGAGATCATCGGTGACAACTACTCGAAGACCACCCTCTACGGGATGCCGTTCAGCATTGGCTGA
- a CDS encoding MspA family porin, with product MINRKKLTRQAGLGAAAAVALGLFSTGAADADIFIPLPGGETHKTLADGTVVTIELVDESADINLSVGATPEHRSVWVSGTAQVELSGTPEGKGGSIFPGYTVGCEVDIAGGGAAGGLDWSGNAIEPNAGTAIGGNLSLGPGQMKSFYVLDLEQGDDFGSAVHETRNQFEGNHGSVSWADETIDLTGCGGPAQARAFVSLSVETDQVVTWMTLWGEPFTI from the coding sequence ATGATCAACCGAAAGAAACTGACGCGGCAGGCCGGACTCGGGGCCGCCGCCGCTGTCGCGCTGGGCCTGTTCTCGACCGGCGCGGCCGATGCCGATATCTTCATCCCGCTGCCCGGTGGCGAGACGCACAAGACGTTGGCGGACGGCACGGTGGTGACGATAGAGCTGGTCGACGAATCAGCCGACATCAACCTGTCCGTGGGCGCCACTCCGGAGCACCGCAGTGTATGGGTATCCGGTACGGCACAGGTCGAATTGTCCGGCACGCCCGAGGGCAAAGGCGGCTCGATCTTTCCGGGTTACACCGTGGGCTGTGAGGTGGACATCGCAGGCGGCGGTGCCGCCGGTGGTTTGGACTGGAGTGGGAATGCGATCGAGCCGAACGCCGGTACCGCCATCGGTGGCAATCTGTCGCTCGGACCCGGTCAGATGAAGTCGTTCTACGTGCTGGATTTGGAGCAAGGCGACGATTTCGGAAGCGCGGTGCACGAAACGCGCAATCAATTCGAAGGCAACCATGGCTCGGTCAGTTGGGCCGACGAGACCATCGACCTGACCGGCTGCGGCGGACCCGCGCAGGCGCGCGCGTTCGTCAGTCTCAGCGTCGAGACCGACCAGGTCGTCACCTGGATGACGTTGTGGGGAGAGCCTTTTACGATCTGA